From a region of the Mytilus edulis unplaced genomic scaffold, xbMytEdul2.2 SCAFFOLD_782, whole genome shotgun sequence genome:
- the LOC139504784 gene encoding uncharacterized protein isoform X1: MSRELRESKNVNYKQLHCVGMSSPNVTEDVFSLEKEMTPVKSRRLQKVEEIESEVDSNDSGESSEEDEELQRLKKELAKVKRKKKEQKSQEKKEKIRKEIEKEKKELKKKTEKQKGNFFEKRATIVSASIPKYVSGIDGCTTQAFPGATIGRLTELISSGKVDLISLDFVIVHVGTNNISSSQSVDTIISYFGDLVHKLKKMTFAKLIFTSILPRPVDHMKTGAKVNKVNTELKRLCKRNNLLYCNLYRSFLLDNIPDASLFAPRDGLHLNFAGTELFRKKIINIIKHQSI; the protein is encoded by the exons ATGTCTCGGGAATTAAGGGAAAGTAAGAACGTTAACTATAAACAATTGCATTGTGTGGGAATGTCTAGCCCTAATGTTACGGAGGATGTGTTCAGTTTGGAGAAGGAGATGACTCCAGTGAAGTCAAGAAGACTACAGAAAGTGGAGGAAATTGAGTCGGAGGTCGACAGCAATGACAGTGGTGAAAGCAGCGAGGAAGATGAGGAGTTGCAGAGGTTAAAGAAGGAGTTGGCGAAAGTAAAGCGGAAAAAGAAGGAACAAAAGTCGCAGGAGAAGAAAGAAAAGATCAGGAAGGAAATAGAGAAGGAGAAAAAAGAGTTAAAGAAGAAAACGGAGAAACAAAAAG ggaatttctttgaaaaaaggGCGACCATTGTGTCAGCGTCTATACCTAAATATGTTAGTGGAATAGATGGGTGTACAACTCAGGCCTTTCCTGGTGCCACTATTGGTCGTCTTACTGAGTTAATTTCATCTGGGAAAGTAGATTTAATTTCATTAGATTTCGTTATAGTTCATGTTGGTACTAATAATATTTCTTCGTCTCAATCCGTAGATACTATTATATCATATTTCGGAGATTTAGTTCACAAGTTAAAAAAGATGACATTTGCTAAGTTGATCTTTACTTCTATTCTTCCTAGACCAGTTGATCACATGAAAACTGGAGCTAAAGTTAATAAAGTTAATACTGAGTTAAAAAGATtgtgtaaaagaaataatttattatattgtaatttgtatagGAGTTTCTTACTCGACAATATTCCAGATGCTTCCTTATTTGCTCCGAGAGATGGGCTTCATTTAAATTTTGCTGGTACAGAACTTTTCAGAAAAAAGATAATCAATATTATTAAGCATCAGAGTATATAA
- the LOC139504784 gene encoding uncharacterized protein isoform X2 has product MSRELRESKNVNYKQLHCVGMSSPNVTEDVFSLEKEMTPVKSRRLQKVEEIESEVDSNDSGESSEEDEELQRLKKELAKVKRKKKEQKSQEKKEKIRKEIEKEKKELKKKTEKQKENLHPEYDAGFPLTTQDLHIF; this is encoded by the exons ATGTCTCGGGAATTAAGGGAAAGTAAGAACGTTAACTATAAACAATTGCATTGTGTGGGAATGTCTAGCCCTAATGTTACGGAGGATGTGTTCAGTTTGGAGAAGGAGATGACTCCAGTGAAGTCAAGAAGACTACAGAAAGTGGAGGAAATTGAGTCGGAGGTCGACAGCAATGACAGTGGTGAAAGCAGCGAGGAAGATGAGGAGTTGCAGAGGTTAAAGAAGGAGTTGGCGAAAGTAAAGCGGAAAAAGAAGGAACAAAAGTCGCAGGAGAAGAAAGAAAAGATCAGGAAGGAAATAGAGAAGGAGAAAAAAGAGTTAAAGAAGAAAACGGAGAAACAAAAAG agAACTTGCATCCTGAATATGATGCTGGTTTTCCTCTTACTACTCAAGATCTACATATATTTTGA